One part of the Humulus lupulus chromosome 9, drHumLupu1.1, whole genome shotgun sequence genome encodes these proteins:
- the LOC133800815 gene encoding uncharacterized protein LOC133800815, translated as MSISSIAAFGSGLALLRRAGNDVPEDLFARFPNLLRSDSELRAACFTIARTRFRSGVSVIGVPRAVAEAAVVEPDGERKEKGGILRVGVVCGGPSAERGISLNSARSVIDHIQGDDLHVSCYYIDCDYNAYAISSAQVYSNTPSDFDFKLESLAQGFQSLSDFAEHLAASVDIVFPVIHGQFGEDGGIQELLEKYNVPFVGTGSTECRQAFDKYNASLELSRQGFVTVPSYLVQNGEANEYELSEWFARNQLDANSGKVVVKPARAGSSLGVKVAYGVDDSLKKAEAIISEGIDNKVLIEVFLEGGSEFTAIVLDVGSGLDCQPVVLLPTEVELQFHGKVDVREKDAIFNYRRKYLPTQQVAYHTPPRFPIDVIETIREGASLLFQRLGLRDFARIDGWFLPNSVSVSSFSESNFGKTKFGTIVFTDINLISGMEQTSFLFQQASKVGFSHSNILRSIIYRACSRFLEFASFKSVSHFFPRRTKPSLLSEALPKREGVRKVLVIFGGDTSERQVSLMSGTNVWLNLQAFDDLEVIPCLLAPTSGYSVIIDSNEKEVEVSSRTVWSLPYSLILRHTTEEVLAACIEAIEPARAALTSHLRNKVMKDLMEGLKAHSWFKGFDISDELPMTFSLEQWIKHAKQIQATVFIAVHGGIGEDGRLQSLLEDEGVPYTGPGVMASKTCMDKVATSLALSHLAKSGVLTINKEVRKKEDLLRTRTLEMWHDLTAKLQCKTLCVKPARDGCSTGVARLCCAEDLSVYVDVLRDSLLRIPPNSLSKAHGMIEMPNPTPELLIFEPFIETDEIIVSSKSTDDYPHRLKWKGQSRWVEVTVGVIGNCGSMRSLSPSITVKESGDILSLEEKFQGGTGINLTPPPLSIISNEALTRCKQRIELIASTLQLEGFSRIDAFVNADSGEVLIIEVNTVPGMTPSTVLIHQALSEEPPMYPHQFFRTLLDLGSERSL; from the exons ATGTCCATCTCCTCCATCGCAGCATTCGGTTCGGGCCTCGCCCTACTTCGCCGCGCCGGAAATGATGTTCCCGAGGACTTGTTCGCGCGTTTCCCGAACTTGTTGAGATCTGACTCTGAATTAAGAGCTGCTTGTTTTACGATTGCGAGGACGCGGTTCCGTAGTGGTGTTAGTGTTATTGGAGTTCCACGCGCCGTCGCGGAGGCGGCGGTGGTTGAGCCAGACGGGGAAAGGAAAGAGAAAGGTGGAATTCTGCGAGTTGGAGTCGTCTGCGGAGGTCCTTCCGCAGAGCGAGGGATTTCTCTTAACTCAGCGAGATCAGTTATTGATCACATACAG GGTGATGATTTGCACGTCAGTTGCTACTACATTGATTGTGATTATAATGCGTATGCAATATCATCTGCTCAG GTATACTCAAACACTCCATCAGATTTTGACTTTAAACTTGAAAG CCTTGCCCAAGGTTTCCAGTCTTTGTCTGATTTTGCTGAACATCTAGCTGCCTCAGTGGACATAGTATTCCCTGTTATACACGGTCAATTTGGTGAAGATGGTGGGATTCAG GAGTTGCTGGAAAAATATAATGTTCCTTTTGTTGGCACAGGTTCGACTGAGTGTCGTCAGGCATTTGATAAA TACAATGCCTCATTGGAACTCAGCAGACAAGGCTTTGTCACAGTACCTAGTTATTTAGTGCAG AACGGTGAAGCAAATGAATATGAACTGTCAGAGTGGTTTGCAAGAAATCAGCTGGACGCTAATTCAGGGAAAGTTGTG GTAAAACCAGCACGAGCAGGTTCAAGCCTTGGTGTTAAAGTTGCATATGGTGTGGATGATTCTCTTAAGAAGGCTGAGGCAATTATATCAGAG GGAATTGACAATAAAGTCCTAATTGAAGTATTTCTTGAAGGGGGGAGTGAATTTACAGCAATTGTTCTTGATGTTGGGTCTGGTTTAGATTGCCAACCTGTTGTACTTCTGCCAACTGAG GTGGAGCTTCAATTCCACGGTAAAGTTGATGTGAGAGAGAAGGATGCAATTTTCAACTATAGGAGGAAGTATCTCCCAACACAGCAG GTTGCTTATCATACGCCACCCCGTTTTCCTATtgatgttattgaaactattagAGAGGGAGCATCACTATTGTTCCAGCGACTAGGTTTACGTGATTTTGCACGAATTGATGGGTGGTTTTTGCCTAATTCTGTTAGCGTATCATCATTTTCAGAAAGTAATTTTGGGAAGACTAAATTCGGTACAATAGTATTTACTGACATAAACTTG ATTAGTGGAATGGAGCAGACCAGCTTTTTATTTCAACAAGCTTCCAAG GTTGGGTTTTCCCATTCCAACATTCTTCGGAGCATCATTTACCGTGCCTGCTCACGGTTTCTTGAGTTTGCATCATTCAAAAGTGTATCTCATTTTTTTCCTAGAAGAACAAAACCATCCCTGCTTAGTGAGGCACTTCCAAAACGTGAAGGTGTTCGCAAAGTTTTAGTCATTTTTGGAGGAGACACATCAGAGCGGCAAGTATCTCTTATGAGTGGTACAAATGTTTGGCTCAATTTGCAAGCTTTTGATGAT CTTGAAGTGATTCCGTGTTTGCTTGCTCCTACTTCTGGATATTCAGTTATTATAGATTCAAACGAAAAGGAAGTTGAAGTAAGCTCCAGGACAGTTTGGTCACTTCC CTATTCTCTTATTCTAAGACACACAACAGAGGAAGTTCTTGCTGCATGCATAGAAGCCATTGAACCAGCCCGGGCTGCATTGACATCTCACTTACGTAACAAAGTGATGAAAGATCTTATGGAAGGTCTGAAGGCTCATAGCTGGTTTAAAGGGTTTGATATTAGTGATGAACTTCCAATGACATTTTCTTTGGAGCAATGGATCAAACATGCCAAGCAAATTCAGGCTACAGTGTTTATTGCAG TGCATGGAGGCATTGGTGAAGATGGTAGGCTTCAATCATTGCTGGAGGATGAGGGGGTTCCTTATACAG GTCCAGGAGTGATGGCTTCAAAGACTTGTATGGACAAAGTTGCAACATCTCTTGCTCTTAGCCAT CTTGCAAAGTCTGGAGTTCTTACCATAAATAAAGAAGTGAGAAAAAAGGAGGATCTCCTGAGAACCCGTACGCTCGAAATGTGGCATGATTTGACCGCAAAGCTTCAGTGCAAAACACTGTGTGTTAAACCAGCAAGAGATGGATGTTCAACAGGGGTTGCAAGGTTATG CTGTGCAGAAGACCTGTCAGTGTATGTTGATGTATTGAGGGACAGTCTTCTAAGGATTCCTCCAAATAGTTTGTCAAAG GCTCATGGGATGATTGAGATGCCAAATCCTACTCCGGAACTCTTGATCTTTGAACCTTTTATTGAGACTGATGAGATAATTGTATCATCTAAATCTACTGATGATTATCCGCATCGGCTCAAGTGGAAAGGACAGAGTAGATGGGTGGAAGTAACTGTTGGTGTTATAGGAAATTGTGGATCTATGCGCTCTTTGAGTCCTAGTATCACTGTTAAGGAAAGTGGTGATATTTTATCACTTGAGGAGAAATTTCAAG GTGGAACTGGCATCAATCTGACTCCACCTCCATTATCCATTATCAG CAATGAGGCATTAACGAGATGTAAACAGCGTATCGAACTAATTGCAAGCACACTGCAACTAGAAGGATTTTCACGAATTGATGCATTTGTAAATGCAGACAGCGGAGAG GTATTGATTATAGAAGTCAATACTGTTCCTGGGATGACACCTTCTACTGTTCTGATTCATCAG GCATTATCGGAGGAACCCCCAATGTATCCTCACCAATTCTTTCGTACACTACTTGATCTGGGTTCAGAGAGGTCCCTGTAA